caaacaaaacattaatttcgattatcgatacctaacgtaacgtggcgagaagttaccctgatcttctaccacatattttgtggtcaccaatggtggtaataaaccctgttcattagtaataaaagcaccgccagcgtttttttgattttcaatgataacgctcaTCGGATTTggtatctgatcgggatctaaacggcgttgggcttgatcatactgttgcggctgttgatatttaccagtaacaggtgcaggtggttgctaaagaaaataacacaataatcatcagcaaatttgtaaattagttGTATTCGCATATATTATAACTAGggcgtccggacgtgtccgggtattgggggttgacccggcttgggtggttgactgagcattggcatCTGTCCacgttgtgttggtggcatcataaaagccatcaataacaagtgccaagaatatatccgcggcatacctgccgaccaaaatgattcaaggggttgtgattgccaacctcacctacccgtggcgaatcctgtacctaacaatttggtgtgaacaattggtgccagttaaccctctgaaataatcggcgcaattgtacgccatcgtgttggcattaatttggcaaaataaaaaccttttcatcctcctcccgtgaccattctgtcttctttatgctaggatcaagccattcgtaccagcgtgccttacattgcttggcagatttgcggtgcagcagtgatgcaatacgtgaccgctggtttttgccatatttcattacagctgctttgaggatttcatcctgaaagttttcaatttagttaataaacggccaagagtaaccagtcgcatcaaatgcttacctcagtgtttctccacacaccaccttttatcataattcgcggcatggtgctatataattgtgaattctttccatgagcacaaaaatcaaatcaaaagtttttgtagaaataaacagcaaaaatcattgtatattaaagactgggaaaattttagaatagcaccccccgagttcggggtaaaaattggtatcaaatgaaagagggagttctcccgatcacaaatatatatattttaaagtgcgcaaacttataatttaaaagttatttgttgttaaagtttgcaaatttaacaaatttctatagcactttaaattacaatttacacatctttcaaaaccttaatccacatacatatctatataaattagcaacgataaacttaaattgcatttttgtatatttcacatttcatttttgcattgtttttatttattataaatgtttttattaaatcaatcgcacttttgtagcaacatgcacatatatatatatatatatatgtatatatatatattttattgacattacaaagc
The Eurosta solidaginis isolate ZX-2024a chromosome 5, ASM4086904v1, whole genome shotgun sequence DNA segment above includes these coding regions:
- the LOC137233766 gene encoding protein transport protein Sec24C-like isoform X2, which gives rise to MPRIMIKGGVWRNTEDEILKAAVMKYGKNQRSRIASLLHRKSAKQCKARWYEWLDPSIKKTEWSREEDEKQPPAPVTGKYQQPQQYDQAQRRLDPDQIPNPMSVIIENQKNAGGAFITNEQGLLPPLVTTKYVVEDQGNFSPRYVRSSLYCIPATADLLKTTALSSTLAVSPMARTVDGEYEPPIVNFGELGAIRCNRCKAHMQLVDAGLRFQCLMCKVTTDVPTAYFQHLGHTGQRVDKYERPELVLGT